tgtatatgaatataaatatatatatgtacatatatatatatgaagatgaatatgaatatgaatatatatatgtataaaaaagaATTGAgtatgaatgtatatatataatcgggattatataatatgaaagtatatatatataaaatatatgtaatttatattataaatgaagaaccccgtaaaagtatatatatataaataaaactcaaaataaatcaaggcagagatatataatccgctctgataccaactgttagacatttatatatataaattgaaatatatatgtttatgtataaaatgcggaattaaatcaaacatatatgcactataatttaaggatcgaaatacctccagccattgattctagagcttcaaacccacataagctttgatctgcaaaggaaactgattggtgtgggtaatcgggcttcctcgctctctcaactctctttagatggaatttgctgttatgaacagaatgagtgaggagctcggggaccgagaccctatatttataggtgagatactccatcgatatacgtgccacattaattgtcagaatattttgacaattaattcaggaaatcaaatcaggtaatgaatatagaaatctgaccatatatagaatattacgtaattgattctgtccagattcaatgaatataaaatattcatttatcagaatcaataatattattttatttccttaattagaaatattctaatatattgaacaataaataatatttaatattttaatttttatgtaatttaatatttttatacatttaaattttataatatggatttgtattttattagtatattagtatcatttttataattctTTAACTTATGTTTTCTATAATGATTAgtattttgaataataaataatgtacaatattttaatttgttgttttacttaaaataaattaatagattTTTTATGTTTAGTATTAGAATCAATGTTTAGGATGTGTTAGTTAATTCTTATAAAAGTAGGTTAAAGAAAGCATACCTAATTCTATCAAAATTTTAACAACATAACGACTATAATTGAACGtttctaaaaaatttaaagctattaataacaacaaaatacaattcaaaacaatataaaacaatcacaacaaCATTTAGTAATACAAAAATTTACCATCTATCCGACTGCaatacatgtattcgcagaacttACTTCACTAcgaatgaatatttaagatattcaaactcatctaACATGCATATAATTCCACCCATCAATCTGACCGCAGTACAATATATCACGAAACCTACAAAATTACTAGTTAGTAACTAACTATAGTATACTAAATATAATTTGTAACTAACTAATAACTAATTTTACTCTAAATTACTAACTATATAATAACTGGCGCTCCTCACACATGATTTCTCCATAacgaaaattaacaaaaaatcctaacaaccaagtttaagagaaatttatatcaaataattttatcctaattctactaAAATTTCGGTAACATAACAACTATAATTGAATATtccccaaaaaattaaagttattaataaaaacaaaaaacaatctaaaacaagaTAAAACAAGTGATGATGACTTGAATAATTTCTAATCATCATTGTATTTcccattaatattttaattcgaGTTTTATGAGTCAAGTGTATTTTAGGATAATAGAATTTAGGGTTCTAGTTCTAGAAACATAATTATCTTTActttagtttaaattttatgaTACATCTTTGGTATGTTTGAATTTTATGtgatattattttattcatctttAGGTATTATATAAgattatttcaatataatttgtGAGGCTTACACGTCAAATGCCTCGAGACTTACAAAATTAATAACTATTAACCAAGAATTAGGACTAGTTACTAGTTAGTAACTAGtcctaattctaccaaaatttcagCAACATAACGATTATAATTGAACGTTGCTAAAAAATTTAAAGctattaataacaacaaaatacaatctaaaataatataaaataatcacaacaacatttaacaatataaaaatttaccacCCATCCGACGGTAGTATATGTATTTGCATaatctacttcactacggatgaatatgtAAGATATTTAAACTCAtctaacatgcatattattCCACCCATCGATCCGACCGCAGGTGAATATATCACAAAACCTACTAAATTACTAGTTAGTAACTAACTATAGTACACTAAATATAATTTGTAactaactagtaactaatttacTCTAAATTACTAACTATATAATAACCGGCgctcctcacgcatccatgatttatccataacgaaagttaataaaaaatcctaacaaccaagtttaagagaaatttatataaaataattttatcctaattctactaAAATTTCGACAGCATAACAGCTATAATTGAACAGtctcaaaaaatttaaagtcattaataacaacaaaaaataatctaaaacaAGTGATGATGACTTAGATAATTTCTAATCATCATTGCATTTcccattaatattttaattcgaGCTTTATGAGTCAAGTGTATTCTAGGAAAAGAGAATTTAGGGTTCTAGGTCtacaattataattattatcttTACTTTAGTTTAAGTTTTATGATACATCTTTGGTATGTTTGAATTTTATGTGATATTTTATTCATCTTTAGGTATTCTAAATGATTATTTCAACATAATTTGTGAGGCTTACGCGTCAAATGACCCGAGACTTATGAAATTAATAACTAGTAACTAAGTATAGCATACTAAATTACTAACTAGTAACTAGtcctaattctaccaaaattttagcagcataacgactataattgaacgtttttcaaaaatttaaagttagtaataacaacaaaatacaatctaaaataatataaaataattgcaATAATATTTAACAATACAAAAATTTACCACCCATCCGACCACAGTATATgtattcacagaacctacttcccTACGAATGAATATGTAAGATTTTCAAACTCATCTAACATGTATATTATTCTACCCATTTGACCACAGTACAATATATCACAAAACATTCGCTAtggataaatatttaagatattcaaaatcTACTAAGCATTcatgattaattaataataaaagttagtaaatgtaTACCTCGAGCTAGCTAGAAACCGATCAACACCAAATAAGCTGAATTCTTGCAAATTGACATCACAACCTACAATGTAAAAAAATactacaaaattaattttttttatttaactacTTATTAGTTATATAATTAATGAGTAACTAGATactaactaattaatttattactaactagttactAATGAACAACTAGTTAGCaataaaaatacatcaataggaataaaattagtaacttgttaagtagttgtaactaactatttactagctactaaaaaaataaaaacacatgaataaaatttgaaatagaaaaaaaatgataaaaattagaatgaatttctaaactaatttttagaaattaatttcgaaactttttattttaatactctcctatgtcatttttattcacaataattaacaaaactatttgtttaaaatattcattatatacatatacaatacataaaaaaatataaaatatataattataatatttgtatatatacatatacatataatatatatatacaattacaaaatatgtatacatacaatacaaatttaatgaaatataaaatacatacatatatactattAAAGTTTAGAGTTTTACCAAATTACAAAAATTCGGCTACCAATACCGACCAAAATTTGGCCACCATGCACAACCACAAGAACACAATCttaacaatatgagaaaacctaaaaaaaatttacaaaataaaaaataaagcaatttacattaataaaattattagagaTAAGATTTATACCTCAATGGACGTTGAGATTCAACGATTTCTTCACCAAAAGTAGCGGCCGGAGCTACAACCACCACCTCTAAGCTCAGTTTACTCTgaaaaaccaaacaaaagacGATCAAACTCTGGGAATATATCTTTTGGTATGAAAAAtacaagatttgaaaaaaaataggtaaaaacagataaaaaatgaagaaatgGGGAGAAGAAAAGGGTGGTTGGGCGAGGGTTTCGTGGGTTTGAGAGGAAGAAGGGTAGCTGGAGAGGATTATATAAAGACATATGGCGTCAGTTATTACAAAATAACCGACACCATATGTGtttcttaattaaaatttttaattaaaattaaaaaaatcacataCTGAGTCaattattacaaaataactGACCCCGTACggttatttcattaaaattaaaaaaaattatcacctACGGAGTCGATTATTACAAAATAACTGACTCCGTAGGTGttcttattaaaattttattaatttgctAAAAAAAATTGCCTCTAAAAGtttattttgtagtagtgttactTGAATCTTTtgcattaatgtgttatgtatAACACATGTTACGCAACTAGTTGAAGATTCAatattttagtcaatttaataagaaaatttttgGAACTTCACATTAATGTGTCAAATATAATGTTGCTAATGCTTTACATTTCTGATAATATTTATGAAATGACATGTAACTTTAAATCAACTGTTATGCAACTATttaaaaatcaataataaaggTAATgtattaaagaatttttttttttgcctgtATGAGTTctgaaaaaactaaaaaaatcaaataaattttcttttaatatctAATTGCTTGGATGTAGAATGATATGCTTGGATCGTCATTTATCCTCAACGGTTAGTAATCTTCTTTCACTTGATATTTCAATTGCAGTTGAGTATTTTCTTAATTGCATTCCATCACTTGTTTTTTACTTGTGTACAAGCTCTTCATATTTGTAATCCCTTGAATTGAATTCGCTACTAGTTTCGTAATTTACATAATTCATTCATTGATCAAACTGCCCATTGAAAAATATGAGAAATGAAATTGCGTCTATTTCCTcacattttgaaaattcaattataGTCAGTCAACTACGAGAAAACTCTAAAGAAACTGAAATGCAACAATGAATTGAAAGTAATACATGTGTTGTTAGGCACTACTTTACAACCTTAAAACTAGGGCTGTACAAAAATTTACTTATACCGCCTAACTCGAATAACCCGTCCAAATCAAACCAAAAAAAtcgataaaaaatacaaatcgAAAAAATCCGACCAAATCATAAATTGCCCAATCTATTAATTGGCAGGTTGAAAATAGGTACAACCTGCCTAATGAACTCAATTTAACCCGAATTAACTAGACCAGTatcattctttttagttttgtacttttaaatttttaacttttattataacataaataataatgtataatataattatgaaaaaaaacccCAATGACCTGACCTCTCACACactccctctctttctctctaatgTTTCATGTGTTGAAATTTCATttacaactaaaaaaaaactttaggtCGGTTTTGACGGGTTAAATTGACCAAACAGTCGATCgagttactattttttttttgaattgggCGAGTGGCACTTAGAATTTTGCAACCTGATGTTTACATAGGATTAGAAAATATGTAGTATAAGCCGATCAAATTGACCAATGTATAACCCTACTTAAAACAACTAATAATTCCCACTATGTAATATAAATAAACTTACCACAATAGAGTTTGCTTTATATGAGTTGTGTATTGCCAATTTTGAGCCCTAATTTTTTACATAATAATATTGTAGTAGCACTACTATTAGGCAACTAATAAACAATGCAGGCGCAACTATGTATGAATAATGTGAGTGAACATCGTTAAGAAAAAATTTGATAAAGTATTATTGTActtgttgcccctgaattcacccaaaatacgtggaccagtcgaaatgggacacgtggatcagataacttgtaaatatttgttaagtctttgtgcgccacaaggaagcgctgttagcatgggtcccggaggaggcgcccggagtacaaggtactccaggaagctcacatagcgtgaaggctctctgGGATGTGTCatgtctctcccgagcaatcaagtcgcatttaatgccgcatgggaggaagcgtgttgggactgtaacacgcaataaagtctgacggcacaacccccaaacagcagcgctacagtaatgatcatttaagtctagcgacggctaccctgcgaagagtcacgtcaatcacaaggcaaaaaggacattcttcataaaaaccctacagcacctagggatttgaccatgcatcacccatggtatattcattggaaatacccaactttatggatacttacagatacatgtgtaagaacaattcttgggattaccccaccaaaacactataaataccccctcaaagctcatttaagggggtcgagaatcttgggttgcataagagcaagaagagaaaatactcaccaagaacattctctgtatttatgagaaaaacattctctcaagtgtggaatctgtattaaatacatccattaataacaaagactcgtggactaaggctcattaacgccccaaccacgtaaaaatcttcatctcactttcttacagctctttaatataatcatattcaaatagttgccgaaaatctcggtcaacattttggtgctttcattgagagctgaggaaagctgctgcataacaagcatttgacttcacagcaATGGTGGAGACGagaagtacacgtcatcctcgccctctggaagatgctcaagatccaaatgaggaagatgtagcctcaagagcagcagaggtgtaaagcccgcttagttaatttggaaattagcagttatttatgttaatcatgaaattatttatagctatttaaataatttatcattattatttatggaattcagatatgcataattatgtcatcagcagtttttatatttcgcatttccggtgtccggtattttggaacgcggcgtttggctcagtagaaatcacaacttagtatgttagtattttggggacgggttttagacattgggaatgtcgggaatggccgggaatttagaatgtcccaaaaatacccctttagtatgattttcatgattttatggtggaggggcaaaatggtctttttgccccattagtatttttgtcttatgtgatttatgtaatgaaaaataaatatttacttaattgtttttggctgaaatggatttaataaaatGGTTTAAGTGGCTTATTTCTTTCActtttctctcatttcacacttagtcaaaaaaaaaatagaatttttccaaagcaaaaacactctcttttctctctctcttttcggctgaacccttgggtgcttggagctggattttgtggtgattcaagctagTTTTGCAAAGCTCTAGTGATTTCTTGTTTGTGGTAGGTGTCTTCTAGCTCTCTCCTCTTTCATTTTAAGAAAAGTTTGATGAatattgagtaaatgcatgcatGTTTTGTGGCTGTTCATGGCTGAGTTTAGTGGTGTTTTTCTgaagttcaaagcatgattaattgatgttattttagttgtttgaagcatgattagctaggttgttcaaacttttagtttctatgtgaaaaatatgaattttggaaggaaaatgtgtgaatatgttgctgtgaagttgctgggtgtttctgtatgttttcagaggtgattatatgcttagttaagtagaattaactaggctagggtgcatgttagtggatttaaccaagtttgagttcttgaactcaaagcttggtctttaatggtgaattttgcatatgtgttttctgggtgaatttgatgccttggaattgttatttggggcttatagaacaggtctggaaagtttgggatcaattggggttaaattggtcgagttatggaattttttagtttgctgcctgcgaggaaccggaattccggttgagcatccggaattccggatggggggttcagattttcccagaaccggaattccggttgggcaaccggtcttccggttggggattttttcagaaccctagttttcctcgtttttgggtttttaggggtattgccatgctttttatcgatagggaaacttttagtttcaagttttagtccccgggaagtgatttagcgtgtcacttatagcgttgtgatttttatggtttaggagccgtaatccgccgttcggcttcgattCTGATCAGTTGGACCCaagacacctgaaatcggaatccaggtaagattagtataacagtatgcatatgtagtttacatgtttagcgtgcatgtaggaagcctgttagattacattagatatgtatttaggcttcgaaccacccaaccctgtcacgtcggtacaggctggagtatgaccagcagccggagtatgaccggttcgaccgatcaggctgacactggttggtggttcagtgctattgacctatcccgtcggtacaggctggagtatgaccggcaatgggagtatgaccggttcgaccgatcaggaggatacttgtcaatagtaccgtcccctgaacgttcaaaactcagtaccatgttggacatggcagtagtgctcagtaccatgttggacatggcagtagcgggactcagtatcgtgttggacacggcagtcagttttatgtatgatattagtatgctttcttactgagtctgtcgactcacagtttacgttcatgtgtaggtaaaggcaaggcagttgctgatggaccgtgagcgagcttatgggattgtacatgtcggggcggttaggcctggagcgtacgatcctcgggacagcatggctgagattttgtaactgtcgttagacgactttattttgatgtaaaagttgaacagtaaaaacgtttgtaaatattttataaatcgggatcccgagactttttgtaaaatggtttataagtttaatgaaaaagcaaaattttaattaatcacgtttttccataaacctcgttgattagcaacgagctgcacagaacgtttaaaaatcacgtaatacgcctaaaatagttagggtgttacaatttggtatcagagccgccaggttgtcttccgaagatcgtcacgacatgtacaatcatcatcagcagttagctcggttcacggttcagtaagcctttattgctttagtagtttattttattcagttatgaaaaaagaaaagcctgttaggaagcatgttagtagcctgatagtagaataggcgcatgtttcatttctaatttccaaattaagcggcattagtaagctcgccttgaatacgacctgatatgccaactcttggtttcgcaggcggttctaactagatggacgccaggcggactaccaggagtcgaggcaactccgtggggtcgaatcagggagagggagctcggtttcccccacctgctaggggccgaggtagaggtccccgaggcggggctcgtggtcggggtgatgagaacccgccacagctgCCCAGCTCCCctggccgatcggggagccccgaaccgggagttacggtttgcggaaatgcaagccgggatcgaagagcaagacctcgagattcgagaggttgagacgagcAGGTGCTCCCCTGCAGTTCCGGTGCcgatagttccggtggcaccgcccccgccgcctgtgccgagatggtagtggcggcccatagattggaacctttgtatgagcggttcggaagcaagcacctccgtattcccgggaggtccggatgtgtcgaaagccgagcggtggcttacggtgatcaccggtacgaactttatgggtgtcaccggcaacgacagagtggtgtgcgccacatttcagttccaggaggatgccctggtatggtgggacatggtgtctcagattcacgatgtcaccaccatgacctgggaaaggtttcaggaactcttcaacgcgaagtattacaatgaggcggttagaagcgccaagaggaaagagttcgttcacctgacccagcgggagaacatgagtgtcactgagtatactactcagttgtgggttggcgaggttagcctcgggaatcgtgccgaccgacttcagcaggaaggagaagtacctagacgggttgaatcccaagatcaggcatgacctgatgattaccacagacgacagcaccacctacgctcagatggtggagaaggcactgcgagctgagggcgcagtggggtgcatgtcagagtcagctagtactccgattagtggcggagctcctacccctcctgcatcaggatttagcagggggagtagtggttcggccattgatcagaggaagagggcacccactgcttccggcggctcgagccagaacaagaggttccgggggaaccagaacagagggagtcgtcctggtggtaatgagactcgcttctcctatcccgagtgccctagctgcaagaggcaccatcggggagagtgcaaggggcagggatgctttcattgtggcatgcccgggcacttcaagagggaatgtccccagctccggccagaggcaccgagagctccagcgatacccactccagccagggtattcgccatcacgcaggctgatgcagatgccagcccatcagttgttacaggtcagattcttattaacgactcgttttattcagtgctgtttgattctggggctacacgttcttatgtggcggccagagtctttagtaagttgggtagaccctttgatagatatgagtcggtggtttggaaccccgttactccgcggagaattggttatctccaataggtggattaggtctatgccgatcaggatagatggtagagagttaagcgctgatctgatagagatgagcttagtcgaatttgatattattttaggaatggatttcctatctaaatattcggcgagcattgactgtaagaggaagatggtggtcttccaaccggaaagtgaagaaccgttcgtatttgtgggttcggttcagggatctcggatcccggtgatctcggctatgtcagcgagagaattattgcacggtgggtgcttagggtttctggccgtggtggtggacaccactcggccagacaccattcggccgcaGGACATcggggtggttcgggaatttttggacgtttttcccgaagaacttcctggggttaccacctcatcgggagattgacttcgtgattgacttggcactgtgggtggatccggtttctaaagccccgtataggatggctccagctgaacttaaggaattgaagattcagctccaggggttgcttgacatagggttcattcggcccagtgtatcaccttggggagccccggttttgttcgtcaagaagaaggatggatctatgaggatgtgcatcgactacagagagttgaacaagctgacggtgaagaataaatatccattacctaggatcgatgacttgttcgatcagcttcaggggaagacggtcttttctaagattgatctccgttcgggttatcatcagttgaggatccgagaggaggacattccaaagacggctttccgcactaggtatggacactacgagttcctggttatgtcattcggactaaccaatgctcctgcagcattcatggacctgatgaatagagtattcaaggatttcctcgatatctgcgtgattgtgtttatcgacgacatcctcgtgtactctcagtcagaagaggagcatgagttacatcttcagatggtactgcaacgacttcgagaacatagactctacgccaagttcaagaaatgtgagttctggttgtctcaggtgtccttcctagggcacattgtgggtgaagacgggatcaaggtggatcccgggaagatcgaatccgtcagggattggccgagaccgaagacagtgacagagatcagaagcttcttgggattagctgggtactaccgtaggttcgtggaggggttctccaaaatttcaatgcccctaaccgagcttacaaagaagaatcagcgatttatctggtcagataaatgcgaagctagttttcaggagctgaaacagagattgattactgctccggtactagctttgccttcggacaaggagaagttcgtggtctattgtgacgcatccaaacagggtttggggtgcgtactgatgcaagccgatcgggttatcgcttatgcctcccgtcagttaaaggattatgaacagcgatacccgactcatgatttagaattggccgcagtggtttttgcactgaagatttggcggcattacttgtatggtgagaagtgcgagatctataccgaccataaaagtctcaagtatttctttactcagaaagatttgaacatgagacaaaggcgttggttggaattagtgaaggactatgattgtgagatcctttaccatcccgggaaagccaatgtagtggccgatgccctgagcagaaagggtcccgggcaagtggctagcatggttcagatctcacctcagctagcaaaggatatggttagatccagcattgagtttgtggtaggtcagctacacaacttaacgctgcaatctgatctgttagaaagaataaaggttgctcagacgacagatccggagttagtgaagatccgagatgaggtgttggctggtcaagccaaagacttttcagtgtcagatagtggaatgcttttgtataaagccagggtttgtgtcccggacagcgtggacttgaggaacgagatctttgaggaggctcattctactccatattctctacatcccggcaccaccaagatgtaccacgatttgaaaccgtacttctggtggagcggtatgaagaagaatttggtagaattcgtatcgagatgcctcacgtgtcagcagatcaaggctgaacatcagagaccagcagggttgttgcagcctctaaccctaccagaatggaaatgggaggatattacgatggattttgtggtcgggttacctaggaccacgggtatgtatgattccatctgggtagtggtggaccgatttacgaaattcGCTCATTTTCCGCCGGTCGAACAACATTTACAAAGTGGATCGGGTTGCGCGAGTTAtacgtcagggaaatagtgagacttcacggggtaccgaagtctatagtttcggacagggatccgaaattcacctccaaattttggcaaagtttgcaacgggcaatgggtacgaagctaaaattcagtacagcattccatcctcagacagatggtcagtccgaaaggacaattcagatattggaggatatgctgagagcctgtgttatggactttgagggttcatggagtaaatacctaccgttagtggagttctcgtacaacaacaagCTACcgcagtacgatagggatggcaccctacgaaccgttgtacggtagaaagtgtagatcccctatccaccgggatgagacaggggagaggaaatacctaggtccgcagTCGGCTCGGCGGACCggtgaggcaatagaaaagattaaagctagaatgcttgcctcggGCAGAAAGCGCAtttaagagttacgcagatccgaaacgtagggatgttgagttccgagtaggggaccatgtgtttttgcgagtatctccgatgaaggggattaaacgtttcgggaaaagaggcaagttatgccctagatttacaggacctttcgagattctcgagaagataggtcaagtggcatatcggttagcattgcctccaaacTTTATCAAgcgtgcacaacgtatttcatgtctcaatgttgagaaaatacgtttcagacccctctcatatactcagttatgagagccttcagcttcagtca
This Cannabis sativa cultivar Pink pepper isolate KNU-18-1 chromosome 6, ASM2916894v1, whole genome shotgun sequence DNA region includes the following protein-coding sequences:
- the LOC133039494 gene encoding uncharacterized protein LOC133039494 — translated: MITTDDSTTYAQMVEKALRAEGAVGCMSESASTPISGGAPTPPASGFSRGSSGSAIDQRKRAPTASGGSSQNKRFRGNQNRGSRPGGNETRFSYPECPSCKRHHRGECKGQGCFHCGMPGHFKRECPQLRPEAPRAPAIPTPARVFAITQADADASPSVVTGKGKAVADGP